From one Candidatus Zixiibacteriota bacterium genomic stretch:
- a CDS encoding TolC family protein, producing the protein MKVPPGNLPTFDSLFSVEDYVAVAVRRNPGLRGAYHRWVADQRRTGYAGAVPDPMFMYGHMFMDFEPTSRPMEQRFGLQQSIPWFGTLEAKKAVASAAAHASFEQFDISLQRLLYDVKSAYIEYYYLGRNLQITRDNFDLMTFWESVARAKYRVGLKQHPDLIMAQVELGKLEDRVQTLEEAMLPAAARLRALLDLPDEIDLPVPAALPVMEAPLVADSVIDAIIRNNPDIRALRFMVEKEKAGERVARRSSYPDFLFGVEYIEVDEAVNIHTGQSSGDSWMVTAGISLPIWFGKNAAARDEAAARHRAAEYNRHDLQNSLVATARQTLFDYSDALRKVRLYRDGLVPKAEQSLNSLYTAYQAGETDFLNLLDTQRQLLAFQLTLAREQANLAARRAQLEMMAGTDLKVYEQD; encoded by the coding sequence ATGAAGGTCCCACCGGGCAATCTTCCGACCTTTGATTCGCTTTTTTCTGTCGAGGACTACGTCGCGGTCGCCGTCCGGCGTAATCCCGGACTGCGTGGGGCCTACCACCGGTGGGTAGCCGACCAACGGCGGACCGGTTACGCGGGGGCGGTGCCGGATCCAATGTTTATGTACGGGCACATGTTTATGGATTTTGAGCCCACGAGCCGTCCCATGGAGCAGCGGTTCGGTCTTCAACAGTCAATCCCCTGGTTTGGTACGCTCGAGGCGAAGAAGGCGGTGGCGTCCGCTGCCGCGCACGCGTCCTTCGAGCAGTTCGACATCTCACTCCAGCGCCTGCTCTACGACGTCAAATCGGCATATATCGAATACTACTACCTCGGCCGCAACCTGCAGATCACTCGGGACAACTTCGACCTGATGACGTTTTGGGAATCGGTCGCGCGGGCAAAATACCGGGTCGGATTGAAACAGCACCCGGATCTGATCATGGCGCAGGTCGAACTCGGCAAGCTCGAAGATCGTGTACAGACGCTCGAAGAAGCCATGCTTCCCGCTGCCGCGCGCCTTCGAGCCCTCCTTGACCTTCCCGACGAAATCGATCTGCCGGTACCGGCCGCGTTACCAGTGATGGAAGCGCCGCTTGTTGCCGACTCGGTGATCGATGCGATCATACGTAACAATCCGGACATCCGCGCGCTGCGGTTTATGGTAGAGAAAGAGAAGGCGGGAGAGCGGGTGGCCCGGCGCAGTTCCTATCCGGATTTCCTGTTCGGCGTGGAATACATCGAAGTTGACGAGGCCGTCAACATTCACACCGGGCAATCCAGCGGCGATTCGTGGATGGTCACTGCCGGCATATCGCTTCCCATCTGGTTCGGCAAAAACGCCGCGGCACGGGACGAAGCTGCAGCGCGTCACCGGGCCGCCGAGTACAACCGGCACGATCTGCAAAACAGCCTCGTCGCAACGGCCCGTCAGACCCTGTTTGACTACTCTGACGCCCTGCGAAAGGTACGCCTTTACCGCGACGGGCTCGTGCCCAAGGCCGAGCAATCCCTCAATTCGCTGTACACCGCCTATCAGGCAGGTGAAACGGATTTTCTCAACCTGCTCGATACCCAGCGACAACTGCTTGCGTTTCAGCTTACGCTTGCCCGTGAACAGGCAAATCTCGCCGCGCGCAGAGCGCAGTTGGAAATGATGGCCGGCACGGATTTGAAAGTCTACGAACAGGATTAG
- a CDS encoding efflux RND transporter periplasmic adaptor subunit, which produces MDNNTEKRPFWHAFVPGSRRMLLLVVVVAAAAFFLGRLASHSDESSRAVSANGSTTQTSPESAVWTCSMHPQIQLPKPGKCPICFMDLIPVDAGGDGDTDPGRIRMSETAVKLADIRTTPAVHSAAERTVRMPGKLTYDETRVAYITAWVPGRLDRLLIDFTGATVEKHEPMVEMYSPELIAAQEELLQARTAVHSLDQSRSSVLKSTAEATLASAREKLRLFGLTDKQISDLEDAGSVPERLIIRAPAAGVVIQKEAREGMYVTTGTRIYTIADLSTLWVTFEAYESDLPWLKKGQQVAFESPSFPGETFNAEIDFIDPVVDPKSRTVDVRAVVPNDRGRLKPDMLVTGIVRTSITAGAATSVAGFAPGVNQPGADAPLLIPSTAPLITGKRAIVYVRVPSDDGVVFEGREITLGPRAGDFYIVRSGLHEGDRVVTNGAFKIDSEMQIQARRSMMSPPENDSAPMRDHIHDSSHASRTASRPKPYRAGDAPRLTTSGEALEALSPLYDAYFEVQMALANDDLSSATVTFDSLGAAVDAIQANIFRGEPHSRWTILSRRLADASQAGAAAGDIAAARDAFYHASLAVIELHDTFGHAGESPFYLTFCPMARDNAGAYWLQEENIVWNSFYGDMMLRCGEIKSELPGQAVTE; this is translated from the coding sequence GTGGATAACAATACCGAGAAACGACCTTTTTGGCACGCGTTCGTGCCGGGCAGTCGACGGATGCTTCTTTTGGTGGTGGTCGTAGCTGCTGCGGCGTTTTTCCTCGGCCGCCTTGCATCCCACTCAGACGAATCCAGCCGCGCTGTGTCCGCGAACGGCTCGACCACGCAGACATCCCCGGAATCTGCGGTGTGGACCTGCTCCATGCACCCGCAGATCCAGTTGCCCAAGCCGGGCAAATGCCCGATCTGTTTCATGGATCTCATTCCGGTTGACGCGGGCGGCGACGGCGACACTGATCCGGGCCGCATACGCATGTCTGAGACGGCCGTAAAGCTGGCCGACATCCGGACAACCCCGGCCGTTCACTCGGCAGCCGAACGGACCGTCCGCATGCCGGGCAAACTCACCTACGACGAGACTCGCGTTGCCTATATCACTGCCTGGGTACCCGGACGGCTCGACCGATTGCTGATCGATTTCACGGGAGCCACCGTGGAGAAACACGAGCCCATGGTTGAAATGTACTCTCCGGAACTGATTGCCGCTCAGGAGGAATTGCTCCAGGCCAGAACTGCCGTGCACTCGCTCGATCAGTCCCGCAGTTCGGTTCTCAAATCGACGGCGGAAGCAACCCTCGCATCGGCACGAGAGAAACTGCGCCTGTTCGGTCTCACAGACAAACAAATCTCCGACCTGGAAGATGCGGGCAGTGTTCCGGAGCGCCTCATAATCCGTGCACCCGCAGCCGGGGTCGTGATACAGAAAGAAGCCAGGGAGGGAATGTACGTCACCACCGGGACGCGGATTTACACAATCGCCGACCTGTCAACTCTCTGGGTCACCTTCGAGGCATATGAATCCGACTTGCCCTGGTTGAAGAAGGGACAGCAAGTCGCATTTGAATCTCCGTCCTTTCCCGGAGAGACCTTCAACGCGGAGATCGATTTCATCGACCCTGTCGTTGATCCCAAAAGCCGCACCGTGGACGTACGCGCCGTGGTGCCGAATGACCGGGGCCGTCTGAAACCCGACATGCTGGTCACCGGTATTGTACGAACATCGATTACCGCCGGCGCGGCAACGTCCGTTGCAGGATTCGCCCCCGGGGTGAATCAGCCCGGCGCCGATGCCCCGCTGCTCATTCCGTCGACAGCGCCCCTCATCACCGGTAAACGCGCCATCGTCTATGTGCGCGTGCCGAGTGACGACGGTGTTGTCTTCGAGGGTCGTGAGATTACTCTCGGCCCACGCGCGGGTGATTTCTATATCGTACGGTCCGGGCTCCACGAAGGCGATCGGGTGGTCACGAACGGCGCCTTCAAGATCGACAGCGAGATGCAGATCCAGGCCCGCCGAAGCATGATGTCTCCGCCGGAGAATGACAGTGCGCCGATGCGTGATCATATACACGACAGCAGCCACGCCTCCCGGACGGCAAGCCGGCCGAAGCCGTATCGGGCAGGAGACGCGCCGCGCCTCACCACGTCGGGCGAAGCGTTAGAAGCTCTTTCTCCTCTCTACGATGCCTATTTCGAGGTTCAGATGGCGCTCGCTAACGACGATTTGTCGTCGGCAACGGTGACCTTCGACTCACTCGGGGCTGCAGTCGATGCGATACAGGCGAACATTTTCCGCGGAGAGCCGCACTCACGGTGGACGATTCTCTCCCGGCGTCTCGCCGACGCATCACAGGCCGGCGCGGCAGCCGGCGATATCGCCGCGGCACGTGACGCCTTCTACCACGCGTCACTGGCAGTTATAGAATTGCACGATACCTTCGGCCACGCCGGCGAAAGTCCGTTCTATCTGACATTCTGTCCTATGGCCCGAGACAATGCCGGCGCGTATTGGCTTCAGGAGGAGAACATCGTCTGGAATTCATTCTACGGAGACATGATGCTGCGCTGCGGGGAGATCAAGTCCGAACTGCCCGGTCAGGCGGTGACGGAGTGA
- a CDS encoding sigma-54 dependent transcriptional regulator produces the protein MKILLVDDDSSVRRVLQFKLQKQGYEVETAPDGTAALHVLSQRMFDLLLSDIRMPKMDGIELLSRAKNVQPEIKVILLTAHATVSQAVQAVKLGAFDYITKPFDDDELFVAIDKALQFERLESENRRLRGELLKAESEKQLLGESPAFRELKSMIGKIADSDATVLITGESGTGKEIVARTIHRESDRADRSFVAVNCAAIPRDLIESELFGHLRGSFTGAVKDKRGKFELADGGTLLLDEISELAVELQAKLLRVLQERVIEPIGSETRTPVDVRVLAASNVDLRERVRSGRFRDDLYYRLNVVPFHVPSLRERREDIPLLAREFARRHDTESELTLDPALLDALAAHSWPGNVRELENLIARMVILRHGDILTLKDLPDDFGAFDPRRDIETSSVDSAVTLEDAERRLIVEALLKTGWNKSRAAKRLGIPRHVLVYRLKKFGIDEPKSV, from the coding sequence ATGAAGATACTACTGGTCGATGACGACTCATCGGTACGCCGCGTTCTGCAGTTCAAGCTGCAGAAACAGGGATACGAAGTCGAAACAGCGCCCGACGGGACTGCCGCCCTGCACGTACTCTCGCAGCGGATGTTCGACCTGCTCCTTTCCGACATACGTATGCCCAAGATGGACGGGATCGAGTTGCTGAGCCGGGCAAAGAACGTACAGCCGGAAATCAAGGTCATATTGCTAACGGCACACGCAACGGTCAGTCAGGCAGTTCAGGCGGTGAAGCTGGGCGCATTCGACTATATCACAAAGCCGTTCGACGACGACGAGCTGTTTGTCGCCATTGACAAGGCGCTGCAATTTGAGCGGCTCGAGTCGGAGAACCGCCGGTTGCGCGGTGAGTTGCTAAAGGCCGAATCGGAAAAGCAGTTGTTGGGAGAGTCACCTGCTTTCCGCGAGTTGAAGTCGATGATCGGCAAAATCGCCGATAGTGACGCGACGGTGCTTATCACGGGTGAATCGGGTACCGGCAAAGAGATTGTCGCACGTACGATTCACCGGGAGAGCGATCGGGCGGACAGAAGCTTCGTCGCGGTGAACTGCGCCGCGATTCCGCGCGATCTTATCGAGTCGGAGTTGTTCGGTCATCTCAGGGGCTCGTTTACCGGCGCCGTGAAAGACAAACGGGGTAAGTTCGAACTGGCGGACGGCGGTACGCTGCTGCTCGACGAGATCAGCGAGCTGGCCGTCGAGTTGCAGGCGAAACTGCTCCGGGTGTTGCAGGAGCGCGTGATCGAGCCGATCGGCTCAGAGACGCGGACCCCGGTCGACGTACGCGTTCTCGCTGCGTCGAATGTCGACCTGCGTGAGCGTGTTCGGTCGGGCCGGTTTCGCGATGATTTGTATTATCGGCTGAATGTAGTCCCTTTCCATGTGCCCAGCCTTCGGGAACGCCGCGAGGACATACCGCTGCTCGCGCGAGAATTCGCCCGCAGGCACGACACCGAGTCGGAGCTCACGCTCGATCCCGCGCTGCTGGACGCGCTGGCTGCTCATAGCTGGCCGGGAAACGTACGGGAGCTCGAGAACCTCATCGCGCGGATGGTCATTCTCCGACATGGCGACATACTGACACTGAAGGACCTTCCTGATGATTTCGGCGCCTTCGATCCTCGTCGGGACATCGAAACAAGCTCCGTCGATTCTGCCGTCACCCTTGAAGATGCGGAGCGCAGACTGATCGTAGAGGCCCTGTTGAAAACCGGTTGGAATAAGTCCCGGGCTGCAAAACGTCTTGGAATTCCCAGGCACGTTCTCGTGTATCGACTGAAGAAGTTCGGGATCGATGAACCAAAGTCAGTTTGA
- a CDS encoding efflux RND transporter permease subunit, with amino-acid sequence MTPPVQPPEIGRPSPIDRVLRYCLENKLVVGLITVVIIAWGIMVAPFDWDIAGLPRDPIPVDAIPDIGENQQIVFTEWAGRSPQDVEDQITYPLTVSLLGIPGVKTIRSYSYFGFSTIYIIFKDDVEFYWSRSRVLEKLASLSPGMLPSAVQPTLGPDATALGQVFWYTLEGRDRDGNPTGGWDLHELRSIQDWTVRYALQSADGVSEVASVGGFVQEYQIDVNPDAMRAHDVTLTDIYNAVRASNIDVGARTIEINQVEYVIRGLGFIESIDDIEQTAVKQSGQIPLRVMDVASVTLGPAMRRGALDKGGAEVVGGVVVVRFGENPLATIKNVKKKIEEISPGLPKKTLPDGRTSQVTIVPFYDRTGLIYETLGTLNTALVDEMLVVIIVVIVTVMHMRSSVLISAMLPLTVLMTFIGMKVFGVDANIVALSGIAIAIGTIDDMGIIICENILKHLDAARPGESRLEVIYRASSEVGSAVLTAVATTVVSFLPVFTMEAAEGKLFKPLAYTKTFALIASVIIALTIIPPFAHVLFRRSTHSLRRGSWRAIGLGLGGMIAIAFSLWLTGIALLLAAAYAGFRDRLPGMLQKTSSIWINYVVVVLIAWILADHWEPFGVDAGTLVNFIFVAVLFGGILLVFQLFIRVYEPILRWCLAHKALFLSLPAALVLLGATIWLGFGSLFGWLPSWVLSSPPVVAVSHAFPGIGKEFMPDLDEGSFLWMPTTMPHASIGEALDVLQHQDMAFQSIPEIESVVGKLGRADSPLDPAPISMIETVINYKPEYIVDGNGRRLRFEYDDATGEFRRGSSGALIPDDNGRPYRNWREHIKSPDDIWREIVKAGKLTGTTSAPRLQPIAARIVMLQSGMRAPMGVKVKGPDLETIERVGLEIERLLKLVPSVEPSAVLADRIVGKPYLEIDVDREKIARYGLSIRQVQDVIEVAIGGKPITTTVEGRERYPVRVRYQRELRNDLDELGRVLVPAPSGPQIPLIELAEIRFVRGPMVIKSENTFLTGYVIFDKKPGHAEVDVVQDAQQLLRNKISTGEFEIPAGVSYEFSGSYENQVRSERRLMIVLPLSLVVIFLILYFQFKQVPTTLLVFSGIFVAWSGGFLMLWLYGQDWFLNFSLFGENLRQVFQVREFNLSVAVWVGFLALFGIATDDGVLISTYLTQVFDRDKPASVTAIREATVEAGKRRIRPALMTVATTILALLPVLTSTGRGSDIMVPMAIPSFGGMTVVLITVFTVPTLYCLLAEMRLKRSQRSTSGPTE; translated from the coding sequence ATGACACCGCCCGTCCAGCCACCGGAAATCGGTCGGCCGTCTCCCATAGACCGCGTCCTGCGTTACTGCCTTGAAAACAAACTGGTTGTCGGGCTGATCACAGTCGTTATCATCGCGTGGGGAATCATGGTCGCTCCATTCGATTGGGATATCGCCGGCCTGCCGCGTGACCCGATCCCGGTCGACGCCATCCCTGATATCGGCGAGAATCAGCAGATCGTGTTCACCGAATGGGCGGGACGTTCGCCGCAGGACGTCGAAGACCAGATTACCTATCCTCTTACCGTTTCCCTGCTCGGAATTCCGGGTGTCAAGACGATCCGAAGCTACTCTTACTTCGGCTTCTCGACCATCTATATCATTTTCAAGGATGACGTCGAGTTCTATTGGTCGCGATCCCGCGTCCTCGAAAAACTCGCCTCGCTCTCACCCGGCATGCTTCCCTCCGCGGTGCAGCCGACCCTCGGACCCGATGCTACCGCCCTCGGCCAGGTTTTTTGGTATACACTGGAAGGTCGTGACCGCGACGGCAATCCTACCGGCGGCTGGGATCTCCACGAGCTGCGCTCCATTCAGGACTGGACCGTCCGATACGCACTGCAATCGGCCGATGGCGTCTCCGAAGTCGCGTCGGTCGGCGGCTTCGTGCAGGAGTACCAGATTGACGTTAATCCCGATGCCATGCGCGCCCACGATGTTACCCTTACCGATATATACAACGCCGTCCGTGCTTCCAATATCGATGTCGGTGCGAGGACCATCGAAATCAACCAAGTCGAATATGTTATTCGCGGTCTCGGATTCATTGAAAGTATCGACGACATTGAACAAACGGCCGTCAAGCAGTCCGGCCAAATCCCGCTCCGTGTGATGGACGTCGCTTCGGTCACACTCGGACCGGCGATGCGTCGCGGCGCCCTTGACAAGGGAGGCGCCGAAGTTGTCGGCGGTGTCGTTGTCGTCCGTTTCGGGGAAAACCCCCTTGCCACCATCAAAAACGTCAAAAAAAAGATCGAGGAAATATCCCCGGGCCTGCCGAAAAAGACACTCCCCGACGGACGTACCTCGCAGGTGACCATTGTCCCGTTCTACGACCGCACCGGCCTCATCTACGAAACTCTGGGGACACTCAATACTGCATTAGTGGATGAAATGCTGGTCGTCATCATCGTGGTCATCGTTACCGTAATGCACATGCGCAGCTCGGTGCTCATTTCCGCAATGCTGCCGCTAACCGTGTTGATGACCTTCATCGGTATGAAGGTATTCGGTGTCGACGCCAATATCGTGGCGCTCTCCGGCATCGCCATCGCCATCGGGACTATTGATGACATGGGGATCATCATATGCGAGAACATTCTCAAGCATCTTGATGCGGCGCGGCCGGGGGAGAGCCGGCTCGAAGTGATCTACCGGGCGTCATCAGAAGTCGGAAGCGCCGTCCTGACGGCGGTCGCCACGACTGTCGTGTCGTTTCTTCCCGTCTTCACCATGGAGGCCGCCGAAGGCAAGCTTTTCAAGCCGCTCGCATATACCAAGACGTTCGCACTCATCGCGTCCGTCATCATCGCGCTGACTATCATTCCGCCGTTCGCGCATGTCCTGTTTAGGCGATCCACGCACTCGCTCAGGAGGGGCAGCTGGCGGGCGATTGGTCTCGGACTCGGTGGGATGATTGCGATCGCGTTTTCACTGTGGCTGACCGGAATCGCCCTGCTCCTGGCCGCTGCCTACGCTGGCTTCCGTGACCGGCTTCCCGGTATGCTCCAAAAGACGTCGTCGATCTGGATTAATTACGTCGTTGTGGTCCTGATCGCGTGGATTCTGGCGGACCACTGGGAGCCATTTGGCGTCGATGCGGGCACACTGGTGAACTTCATTTTTGTAGCCGTGCTGTTTGGAGGCATACTGCTGGTATTCCAGCTGTTTATCCGGGTCTACGAACCAATCCTCCGCTGGTGTCTTGCACATAAGGCGCTCTTCCTGTCACTCCCCGCGGCGCTCGTGTTGCTTGGGGCCACCATCTGGCTTGGGTTCGGTTCACTTTTCGGATGGCTGCCCTCATGGGTGCTTTCGTCCCCGCCCGTAGTGGCCGTCAGCCACGCCTTCCCCGGCATCGGCAAGGAGTTTATGCCCGATCTCGACGAAGGGTCTTTTCTATGGATGCCCACGACCATGCCGCATGCGTCCATAGGTGAAGCGCTCGATGTTCTGCAGCACCAGGACATGGCTTTCCAGAGCATTCCGGAAATCGAGTCTGTTGTCGGCAAACTCGGACGCGCGGATTCGCCGCTGGATCCGGCGCCCATCTCCATGATCGAGACCGTGATCAACTACAAACCGGAGTATATCGTGGATGGCAACGGCCGCCGACTGCGCTTCGAATACGACGACGCCACAGGCGAATTCCGGCGTGGTTCGTCGGGCGCGTTGATTCCTGACGACAACGGCAGACCGTACCGAAATTGGCGCGAACACATCAAATCGCCCGATGACATTTGGCGTGAGATTGTGAAGGCCGGCAAGCTCACCGGAACCACTTCGGCCCCCAGGCTACAGCCGATTGCCGCTCGCATTGTCATGCTCCAATCGGGGATGCGCGCTCCGATGGGTGTCAAAGTGAAGGGACCGGATTTAGAGACGATCGAGCGAGTCGGCCTGGAAATCGAACGACTGCTCAAGCTCGTGCCCTCTGTCGAACCGTCGGCGGTGCTCGCGGATCGAATCGTCGGTAAACCATACCTCGAAATCGATGTCGATCGGGAGAAAATCGCGCGGTACGGTTTGAGCATCCGTCAGGTACAGGACGTTATTGAGGTCGCAATCGGAGGGAAACCGATAACCACGACCGTTGAAGGTCGCGAACGGTACCCGGTGAGAGTTCGTTACCAGCGCGAATTGAGAAACGACCTCGACGAACTCGGTCGGGTGCTTGTGCCGGCTCCCTCGGGCCCACAGATCCCGCTGATAGAATTGGCGGAAATTCGGTTCGTGCGCGGACCGATGGTGATCAAGTCCGAAAACACGTTCCTCACCGGCTACGTCATCTTCGACAAGAAACCCGGGCACGCCGAAGTGGACGTCGTCCAGGACGCACAACAGCTTCTGCGCAATAAGATTTCGACCGGGGAATTCGAGATTCCTGCCGGGGTCAGTTACGAATTCTCCGGGTCCTATGAAAACCAGGTGCGGTCGGAACGACGGCTGATGATCGTCTTGCCGCTGTCACTGGTCGTTATCTTCCTTATCCTGTACTTCCAGTTCAAACAGGTTCCTACGACATTGCTCGTCTTTTCCGGCATCTTCGTGGCGTGGTCCGGCGGATTTCTCATGCTCTGGCTGTACGGGCAGGACTGGTTTTTGAACTTCTCCCTTTTCGGCGAAAACCTCCGCCAGGTGTTCCAGGTACGGGAATTCAACCTCTCGGTAGCTGTGTGGGTCGGCTTTCTGGCGTTGTTCGGCATTGCCACCGACGATGGCGTCCTGATTTCCACATATCTTACGCAGGTCTTTGACCGCGACAAACCGGCATCCGTGACAGCGATCCGCGAAGCGACCGTCGAGGCAGGGAAGAGGCGCATTCGCCCCGCTCTCATGACGGTGGCTACCACGATTCTCGCGCTGCTTCCGGTCCTGACCTCAACGGGCCGCGGCTCAGATATCATGGTGCCGATGGCCATCCCGTCTTTCGGTGGCATGACCGTGGTCCTGATTACCGTGTTTACCGTACCGACGCTCTACTGCCTGCTTGCTGAGATGCGCTTGAAACGGTCGCAGCGCTCGACTTCCGGCCCGACCGAATGA
- a CDS encoding DinB family protein — protein sequence MALRDVFLAEFDHEMANTRKTLERVPENKFGWRPHVKSLTMQDLASHVANLPSWTPLTLQQDSFDVAQGGNPVRAPRAQSADQLVKIFDENVEAARKAISATSDEEFQKPWSLLSSGHVYFTMPRAAVLRSFVFNHLIHHRAQLTVYLRMNDVAVPALYGPSADEQNM from the coding sequence ATGGCTTTGCGCGATGTGTTTCTTGCAGAGTTTGATCATGAGATGGCCAATACCAGAAAAACGCTCGAACGCGTTCCAGAGAACAAGTTCGGATGGCGACCGCACGTGAAGTCGCTCACGATGCAAGACCTTGCCAGCCACGTGGCAAATCTTCCCTCCTGGACGCCCCTGACACTTCAACAGGATTCGTTTGACGTCGCTCAGGGAGGCAACCCGGTTAGAGCCCCTCGCGCGCAATCCGCTGACCAGCTGGTGAAGATATTCGACGAAAACGTAGAGGCCGCCCGGAAGGCGATTTCGGCTACGAGCGACGAAGAGTTTCAGAAGCCGTGGTCCCTGCTGAGTAGCGGCCACGTGTATTTTACCATGCCGCGCGCGGCCGTGCTCCGGTCGTTCGTCTTCAATCACCTGATCCATCACCGGGCGCAGCTCACGGTCTATCTCAGGATGAACGATGTGGCTGTCCCGGCGCTCTATGGTCCGTCGGCGGACGAGCAGAACATGTAG
- a CDS encoding ATP-binding protein: protein MWKPEKNITKLYVLAGVIAVTVGIHYGWLIEPFFGHVHWIHAAHGRFCYIPIVIGATWFGLQGGLLTALVISLAVLPYITGSDLPADAYADELIEIIFYFAIALLVGGLMQREFRSRARAEEMRLQLERSQKMSLVGRIAAGMAHEIKNPLASIKGAVEILCDPATAPADRDEFQSIVSKEVKRINTSVSDFLEFARPSETRMAHINLADAVRSSLKQVQAQARKRTVAIDSTLEDPVTVNADAEKIHQVMLNLLLNAVDASPDSSTVTVSLKTDGDRARVLVEDRGDGIRAEDAARVFEPFFTTKSSGTGLGLAIAQNIMDTHGGTLSLRNRSGGGAVAEMTLPRVRVDGGA, encoded by the coding sequence ATGTGGAAGCCTGAAAAGAACATCACGAAGCTGTACGTTCTTGCGGGGGTGATCGCGGTGACGGTCGGAATCCATTACGGATGGTTGATTGAGCCGTTTTTTGGCCACGTTCATTGGATACACGCGGCCCATGGCCGTTTTTGTTACATCCCGATCGTAATCGGGGCAACGTGGTTCGGGTTGCAGGGAGGCTTGCTCACGGCGCTGGTTATCTCACTGGCGGTACTTCCGTATATCACGGGATCCGATCTGCCGGCCGATGCTTATGCCGACGAATTGATCGAGATCATCTTTTATTTTGCGATAGCGCTCCTGGTGGGCGGTCTCATGCAACGCGAATTCCGGTCGCGCGCGAGGGCGGAAGAAATGCGCCTGCAGTTGGAGCGGTCTCAGAAAATGTCACTGGTCGGACGGATCGCGGCCGGGATGGCTCATGAGATCAAAAACCCGCTCGCATCGATCAAAGGGGCGGTTGAGATCCTCTGCGATCCGGCGACGGCGCCGGCCGACCGCGACGAGTTCCAATCCATCGTCTCCAAAGAAGTGAAACGCATCAACACGAGTGTCAGTGACTTTCTGGAGTTCGCGCGGCCGAGTGAGACACGCATGGCACATATCAACCTGGCCGACGCGGTTCGCTCGAGTCTGAAACAGGTTCAGGCGCAGGCGCGCAAGCGGACGGTCGCGATCGACAGCACGCTTGAAGATCCGGTGACAGTGAATGCCGACGCTGAGAAGATTCACCAGGTTATGCTCAATCTCCTGCTCAACGCGGTCGACGCGTCGCCGGATTCGTCAACGGTGACCGTGAGTTTAAAGACAGACGGGGATCGTGCTCGCGTCCTCGTGGAGGACAGGGGCGACGGTATCAGAGCGGAGGACGCAGCTCGGGTGTTTGAACCCTTTTTCACGACCAAATCGTCGGGAACCGGTCTCGGGTTGGCGATCGCACAAAACATAATGGACACACACGGCGGAACGCTCTCCCTGCGCAACCGTTCCGGGGGCGGCGCCGTGGCCGAGATGACGCTTCCGCGTGTGCGGGTGGATGGTGGCGCATGA